A window from Cryptomeria japonica chromosome 1, Sugi_1.0, whole genome shotgun sequence encodes these proteins:
- the LOC131042266 gene encoding L-gulonolactone oxidase 2, with protein sequence MSPVMKTSFLSLVIFSFQVIKIQVLACSIPPPTVECNGSGCILYNNQGLWEDHSPCTAAKSAFPTSEAQLVAAVADGVKNKQKINVISGWAHSHTRLACVGDGGLIISTRDFASKLQLDKTAKTITVDPGVIFRDLLDAAAKEGLAFPTSTSWDGVSAAGSISTGAHGSGLVGKGSAINEYVVGLRLVVPAPASEGYAKVIQLTEGDEDLKAARFSLGTLGAISQITFALEPMFKRSVSLSLEDDAGLEDRLERFLRGTEFANIYWYVAHAKAFLGKIDRVSVDTPGNGVNKVSYLPTTVAKVEKSSAKYDAYEANHDDVSLCNETGKSMTSRVAGGGGFLNDGVNFTGYPVVGFNHLMQVSGGCQDYHQKQDNQSSCTTSKITDKNQSICAWDRRVNSRLSFDLEIRVPLSRAPDAIKDIKKIRDLNPNALCAVEGSGIIMRTIKKSEAYLGPPEDMVTFEVAYYRSREAYVPKSNMDIYQEIEQLLIEKYGGNLHWGKSGGHLFEGLANKMVNLPKFLEVKKRLDPQGLFSNDWTDALLGLGGKKVEILKKGCALEKLCKCRKDIHCAPDKGYLCKPGRVWANARVCRKGN encoded by the exons ATGTCGCCTGTTATGAAAACAAGCTTTCTGAGCCTCGTTATATTTTCTTTCCAAGTGATAAAAATCCAAGTTCTAGCCTGCAGCATTCCACCTCCCACAGTTGAATGCAACGGCTCGGGATGCATTCTGTACAACAACCAGGGATTGTGGGAAGACCACTCTCCATGCACCGCCGCCAAATCTGCATTTCCCACGAGCGAAGCCCAACTGGTGGCTGCAGTTGCCGACGGCGTGAAAAACAAGCAGAAGATTAATGTTATCAGCGGATGGGCTCACAGTCACACAAGGCTAGCCTGTGTGGGCGATGGCGGGCTCATCATCAGCACAAGAGATTTTGCATCTAAATTACAGCTCGACAAGACCGCTAAAACTATTACAGTCGATCCAGGTGTTATTTTCCGAGATCTGTTGGACGCAGCCGCCAAAGAAGGCCTCGCCTTCCCGACCTCGACTTCCTGGGACGGCGTCTCAGCCGCCGGATCGATCAGCACAGGAGCCCATGGTAGTGGGCTCGTCGGAAAAGGCTCTGCCATTAATGAATATGTCGTTGGGCTGAGACTCGTAGTTCCTGCGCCTGCTTCCGAAGGGTATGCTAAAGTTATTCAGTTGACAGAAGGGGATGAAGATTTGAAAGCCGCCAGATTTTCATTGGGTACTCTGGGTGCCATTTCGCAGATTACGTTTGCTCTGGAGCCCATGTTCAAGCGATCTGTGTCTTTGAGTTTGGAAGACGACGCTGGTTTAGAGGATCGGCTCGAGAGATTCCTGAGAGGCACCGAATTCGCAAATATATACTGGTATGTCGCCCATGCGAAGGCCTTTTTGGGGAAAATCGACAGAGTGTCTGTGGATACACCAGGCAATGGCGTCAACAAGGTCTCTTACCTGCCCACCACGGTCGCCAAAGTAGAAAAAAGCTCTGCGAAAT ACGATGCATACGAAGCCAATCATGATGATGTGAGTCTTTGCAACGAGACAGGAAAATCCATGACCAGTAGAGTGGCAGGAGGCGGCGGGTTTCTGAACGACGGAGTAAATTTCACGGGGTACCCAGTTGTGGGATTTAATCACCTGATGCAAGTCTCGGGTGGATGCCAAGATTACCACCAGAAGCAAGACAATCAGTCGTCCTGTACGACCTCCAAAATTACAGACAAAAACCAGTCAATCTGTGCGTGGGATCGGCGAGTAAACTCCAGGCTGTCATTCGATCTCGAAATTAGGGTTCCTCTCTCTCGGGCTCCAGACGCCATCAAAGACATAAAAAAGATCAGAGATCTCAATCCCAACGCCCTTTGTGCCGTCGAAGGTTCTGGCATCATTATGCGTACAATTAAGAAATCTGAAGCTTATCTGGGCCCTCCAGAAGACATGGTGACATTTGAGGTTGCTTATTACAGGTCCAGGGAGGCCTATGTTCCAAAGTCTAACATGGACATCTACCAGGAGATTGAGCAATTGCTGATTGAGAAATATGGAGGGAATCTGCACTGGGGGAAATCAGGCGGTCACCTGTTCGAGGGATTGGCAAACAAGATGGTGAATTTGCCCAAATTCTTGGAGGTTAAAAAGAGGCTTGACCCACAGGGCTTATTCTCCAATGACTGGACAGATGCCTTGTTAGGACTTGGGGGTAAAAAAGTAGAGATTTTGAAGAAGGGATGTGCACTGGAGAAGCTGTGCAAATGTAGAAAGGATATCCACTGTGCACCTGACAAAGGCTACCTGTGCAAACCAGGCCGCGTTTGGGCAAATGCTCGGGTGTGcagaaaaggcaattaa